The following are from one region of the Mesorhizobium sp. B4-1-4 genome:
- the rpmH gene encoding 50S ribosomal protein L34 has protein sequence MKRTYQPSKLVRKRRHGFRARMATKGGRGVVAARRNRGRKRLSA, from the coding sequence ATGAAGCGTACCTACCAACCGTCCAAACTCGTCCGCAAACGTCGGCACGGCTTCCGTGCCCGCATGGCCACCAAGGGTGGCCGTGGCGTCGTCGCGGCTCGCCGCAACCGCGGCCGCAAGCGGCTCAGCGCCTAA
- the rnpA gene encoding ribonuclease P protein component has translation MPATGKPVGQNPKRLLKRAEFLAVRRGEKRRGRFFLVEVLDRDDGGMPRVGYTVTKKVGKAVVRNRIRRRLKEAVRVHAADDMMPGNDYVIVGRDDALRAPFGQLKAELSRRLRGTR, from the coding sequence TTGCCCGCAACCGGCAAGCCAGTGGGGCAAAATCCCAAGCGGCTTCTGAAGCGCGCGGAATTCCTGGCCGTCCGCCGTGGTGAAAAGCGCCGCGGGCGGTTCTTCCTCGTCGAGGTCCTCGACCGCGACGACGGCGGGATGCCGCGTGTCGGCTACACCGTCACCAAGAAGGTCGGCAAAGCCGTTGTGCGCAACCGCATCAGGCGGCGGCTGAAAGAAGCCGTCCGCGTCCACGCGGCCGATGACATGATGCCCGGCAATGATTATGTCATCGTCGGGCGCGACGATGCGCTGCGCGCCCCCTTCGGCCAGTTGAAGGCCGAACTCTCCCGCCGACTTCGCGGAACACGATAG
- a CDS encoding AAA family ATPase produces MDIRAWLVSLGLGEYADAFGSQDIDEEVLPSLTADDLTALGVMSIGHRRKLLSAIAALAESPTRPTTAQPPPAPSDSRAERRQLTVMFVDLVGSTELAQALDPEDMREVIRAYQQVVAREIARYDGRVAKLMGDGVLAYFGWPQAHEDDAERAVRAGLAAASATGRLTAPGGKPLAARVGIATGLVVVGDLIGEGAAQEEAVVGDTPNLAARLQALAEPGAVIIADTTQKLVAGLFATADLGERPLKGFAAPVRCRRVVGETAAESRFEARHAVLAPLVGRDPELALLLERWHRATAAEGRVVLLSGEAGIGKSRLIAALAERVATEPHAELRFFCSAYHTNSALHPLIAHIERAAGFLSDDSADSRFDKLRALLARLHMETDEALPLLAILLSIDPGGRYQPPRLPAPTLRARTLAALIRLVEASANKPALVLVEDAHWIDPTTAEWLGMLVERLAGLRALLVVTARPEFEPHWTALSSVETVLLGRLEQEHGIAIIERVAGNRKLPPDIADRILANTEGVPLFVEELTRTVLDSGQLLEADGRYLAIGPLPNLAIPSTLQDSLMARLDRLSPVKETAQIGACIGRIFGHRLLAAVSGADQARLDDALHQLEQAELVFRGGVAPEATYTFKHALVRDTAYQSLLKSRRQQIHGRIAAALEAEFAEIAEAEPETVAQHYTLAGQAGEGVPWWLRAGQRAMARSANREAAAHFAKGLELTASLPASETRLRQEVSLWTAMGSALVPAKGWAAPEPLQAFSTARDLAARLGDKVKLFAAVRGESGCRTISGDLRAAEALAMQCKTLGVELAEASGDSEYLLEAHHQLWGVNFYLGRYESAEPFVRYGLETYDYERHRHLAWGYTGHDPGVCCRSFHAQMLCICGKPDKAIRQAREAVALAQRDSHPLSLAQAQMALGVVHLLRREPGKARRWAEKAIAVCTEFALPLLLGQARAFFGWALAGLGALDDGIGEMRDGIAAMAATGADMGMAAYLCALARACGERGDASEGLAVLEQAFDTLAKSGSTYQLPELLSAKGELLSRLDPRGDAAEDPLRQSLAAAREQRAILAELRAAFRLAGLWANHGRDKEARELLAPVYAAFNEGLDTPDLMEAGRLLQRLPQGATAVP; encoded by the coding sequence GTGGATATTCGAGCATGGCTGGTGAGCCTCGGTCTCGGCGAGTATGCCGACGCCTTCGGCAGCCAAGATATCGATGAAGAGGTGCTCCCGAGCCTGACCGCCGACGACCTGACGGCGCTCGGGGTCATGTCGATTGGCCATCGGCGCAAATTGCTCAGCGCCATTGCGGCCCTCGCCGAGAGTCCGACCCGGCCCACAACGGCCCAGCCCCCGCCCGCCCCTTCGGATTCTCGCGCAGAGCGACGGCAACTCACTGTGATGTTCGTCGACCTCGTTGGCTCGACCGAGCTTGCGCAGGCGCTCGACCCGGAAGACATGCGCGAGGTCATTCGCGCCTATCAGCAGGTGGTTGCGCGAGAGATCGCTCGCTACGACGGGCGCGTCGCCAAGCTGATGGGCGACGGCGTGCTCGCCTATTTCGGCTGGCCACAGGCGCACGAGGATGACGCCGAGCGCGCGGTGCGAGCCGGCCTCGCCGCCGCTTCCGCCACCGGCCGGCTGACCGCGCCCGGCGGCAAGCCGCTAGCGGCGCGCGTCGGCATCGCCACGGGACTGGTGGTCGTCGGCGACCTGATCGGCGAAGGCGCTGCACAAGAGGAAGCCGTTGTCGGAGACACGCCCAACCTCGCGGCCCGGCTGCAGGCACTCGCAGAGCCAGGCGCAGTCATCATCGCCGACACGACGCAAAAGCTGGTTGCGGGGCTGTTCGCGACAGCCGACCTCGGTGAGCGCCCTTTGAAGGGCTTTGCCGCTCCGGTGCGGTGCCGGCGCGTCGTCGGCGAAACAGCCGCCGAAAGCCGGTTCGAAGCGCGGCACGCCGTGCTTGCACCTCTGGTCGGGCGGGACCCTGAGCTGGCACTCCTGCTCGAACGCTGGCACCGCGCGACAGCGGCAGAGGGTCGGGTCGTTCTGCTCAGTGGCGAGGCGGGCATCGGCAAGTCGCGCCTGATTGCGGCGCTCGCGGAGCGGGTTGCCACCGAACCGCATGCCGAGCTGCGCTTCTTCTGCTCCGCCTATCATACGAACAGCGCGCTGCATCCTCTCATAGCGCATATCGAGCGAGCGGCGGGTTTCCTCAGTGACGACAGTGCCGATAGCAGGTTCGACAAACTCAGGGCACTGCTCGCCAGGCTCCATATGGAGACGGACGAGGCGCTGCCGCTGCTGGCGATCCTATTGTCGATCGACCCAGGCGGACGCTACCAGCCGCCCAGACTGCCCGCGCCGACACTCAGGGCGCGCACGCTGGCGGCGTTGATACGGCTGGTCGAGGCGTCGGCGAACAAGCCGGCGCTTGTGCTGGTCGAAGACGCCCACTGGATAGACCCGACGACGGCAGAGTGGCTCGGGATGCTGGTTGAGCGGCTCGCCGGCCTGCGCGCCCTGTTGGTGGTGACGGCACGACCGGAATTCGAGCCGCACTGGACGGCGCTATCGTCTGTGGAGACAGTGCTGCTCGGACGGCTCGAACAGGAACACGGCATAGCGATCATAGAGCGCGTTGCAGGCAACAGAAAGCTGCCGCCCGATATTGCCGACAGGATCCTGGCCAACACGGAAGGTGTACCGCTGTTCGTCGAGGAGCTGACGCGGACAGTCCTCGATTCCGGGCAGCTACTAGAGGCCGACGGGCGCTATCTCGCGATAGGGCCGCTGCCCAACCTGGCAATTCCCTCGACCCTGCAGGACTCGCTGATGGCGCGCCTCGACCGGCTGTCGCCGGTCAAAGAGACGGCCCAGATCGGTGCCTGCATCGGGCGCATCTTCGGCCACCGGCTGCTCGCTGCGGTGAGCGGTGCGGACCAGGCGCGGCTCGACGATGCGCTCCACCAGCTCGAACAAGCCGAACTGGTGTTTCGCGGCGGCGTCGCGCCGGAGGCGACCTATACGTTCAAGCATGCGCTGGTGCGCGACACCGCCTACCAGAGCCTGCTGAAGAGCCGGCGCCAGCAAATCCATGGCAGGATTGCTGCAGCGCTCGAAGCCGAGTTCGCCGAAATCGCCGAAGCCGAACCCGAAACCGTCGCGCAGCATTACACGCTGGCCGGCCAGGCGGGTGAGGGCGTGCCATGGTGGCTGCGGGCGGGGCAGCGCGCGATGGCAAGGTCTGCCAACCGCGAGGCCGCAGCTCACTTCGCCAAGGGGCTCGAGCTTACAGCGTCACTGCCCGCTTCCGAGACCCGGCTCAGGCAGGAAGTTTCACTGTGGACGGCGATGGGCTCGGCTCTTGTCCCCGCCAAAGGTTGGGCCGCCCCGGAGCCCCTGCAGGCATTTTCGACCGCGCGGGACCTTGCCGCGCGGCTCGGCGACAAAGTCAAGCTGTTCGCAGCGGTGCGCGGCGAGAGTGGCTGCCGTACCATCTCGGGCGACCTGCGCGCCGCCGAAGCTCTTGCCATGCAGTGCAAGACGCTCGGGGTGGAGCTCGCCGAGGCATCCGGCGATTCTGAGTACCTGCTGGAGGCACACCATCAACTCTGGGGCGTCAATTTCTATCTCGGCAGGTACGAGTCCGCTGAACCGTTTGTCAGATATGGCCTTGAAACCTACGACTACGAGCGGCATCGCCACCTTGCGTGGGGCTATACTGGGCACGATCCCGGCGTCTGTTGCAGGTCGTTCCACGCGCAGATGCTCTGCATATGCGGCAAGCCTGACAAGGCGATCCGGCAGGCAAGGGAAGCTGTCGCTCTGGCCCAGCGCGACTCGCATCCCCTTAGCTTGGCCCAGGCACAGATGGCCCTCGGCGTTGTCCACCTCCTTCGGCGAGAGCCCGGAAAGGCGCGACGCTGGGCTGAAAAAGCCATTGCGGTGTGTACCGAGTTCGCCCTCCCGCTGCTGCTGGGGCAGGCTCGCGCCTTCTTCGGCTGGGCGCTTGCCGGTCTGGGTGCGTTGGACGATGGGATTGGCGAGATGCGTGATGGGATCGCGGCGATGGCCGCGACCGGCGCCGACATGGGGATGGCCGCTTATCTGTGCGCGCTAGCGCGGGCCTGCGGCGAGCGCGGCGACGCAAGCGAGGGACTGGCCGTTCTGGAGCAGGCGTTCGACACGCTCGCCAAATCAGGCTCCACATATCAGCTGCCCGAGTTGTTGAGTGCGAAAGGAGAGTTGCTGTCACGGCTGGACCCGCGCGGCGACGCCGCCGAAGACCCTTTGCGGCAATCTCTGGCCGCCGCCCGTGAGCAGCGCGCGATACTGGCCGAGTTGAGGGCCGCTTTTCGCCTCGCGGGACTTTGGGCCAACCACGGCCGCGACAAGGAGGCGCGAGAGTTGCTCGCACCGGTCTATGCGGCATTCAACGAAGGCCTCGACACGCCTGACCTGATGGAGGCCGGACGCCTGCTGCAACGGCTTCCGCAAGGAGCGACCGCGGTGCCCTAG
- a CDS encoding ATP-binding protein — protein MSETSQAGEGTGTAPAAVRTVPLSRGLSTKLLLLTIVFVLLAEVLIFLPWIASYRLSWLKERLSTAAAVSIVLVQGESTSLSRAAQNDVLMAIGAKAIAVRDGGVSRLLVVADMPPQVDSHIDLANVGMIKGMTGALDTLFFGGDRMLRVFGPVGESDKEFELIMPDYSLRKAMLIYSRNVAFVSLLISLFTAMLVYAAIDLIMIGPIRTMTRSMLTFSEAPDDPARIIHPADRADEIGVAERELSQMQIRLQKMLSEQKHLADLGLAVSKINHDMRNILSSAQLISDRLRQVKDPTVQAFAPKLLRTLDRAVSYSEGVLAYGRTQEPPPSRRRVRLRQLVEDVHGLLDIEQGIEFINAVETAFEVDADSDQLFRVLTNLCRNAVQAMAADTESAVVRRLAVSAERIGSVSRIAVTDTGPGLPPKARENLFAAFRGSARSGGTGLGLAIAHELIRAHGGTVELVESIGGRTTFAVTIPDQPVRLDQARGSLRRPA, from the coding sequence ATGAGCGAAACCAGCCAAGCGGGTGAAGGGACCGGAACGGCGCCAGCCGCCGTCCGCACGGTGCCGCTGTCGCGCGGACTGTCGACAAAGCTGCTGCTGCTGACGATCGTTTTCGTGCTGCTGGCCGAAGTGCTCATCTTCCTGCCCTGGATCGCCAGCTACCGGTTGAGCTGGCTCAAGGAGCGGCTGAGCACCGCCGCCGCCGTGTCGATCGTGCTGGTGCAGGGCGAATCGACCTCCTTGTCGCGCGCGGCCCAGAACGACGTGCTGATGGCGATCGGCGCCAAGGCGATCGCGGTGCGCGACGGCGGCGTGTCGCGGCTTCTGGTGGTGGCCGACATGCCGCCGCAGGTCGATTCCCATATCGACCTCGCCAATGTCGGCATGATCAAGGGCATGACCGGCGCGCTCGACACGCTGTTCTTCGGCGGCGACCGCATGCTGCGCGTTTTCGGGCCGGTCGGCGAGAGCGACAAGGAATTCGAGCTGATCATGCCGGACTACAGTCTGCGCAAGGCCATGCTGATCTATTCGCGCAACGTCGCCTTCGTCTCGCTGCTGATCTCGCTGTTCACGGCCATGCTGGTCTATGCCGCGATCGACCTGATCATGATCGGGCCGATCCGCACCATGACGCGCTCGATGCTGACCTTCTCCGAGGCCCCCGACGACCCTGCGCGCATCATCCATCCCGCCGACCGCGCCGACGAAATCGGCGTCGCCGAACGCGAGCTGTCGCAGATGCAGATACGGCTGCAAAAGATGCTTTCCGAACAGAAGCACCTGGCCGACCTTGGCCTTGCCGTGTCGAAGATCAACCACGACATGCGCAACATCCTGTCCTCGGCGCAACTGATTTCGGACCGCCTGCGCCAGGTCAAGGATCCGACCGTGCAGGCCTTCGCGCCGAAGCTTCTGCGCACGCTCGACCGGGCCGTCTCCTATTCGGAAGGCGTGCTGGCCTATGGCCGCACGCAGGAGCCGCCACCTTCGCGCCGCCGGGTGAGGCTGCGCCAGCTGGTCGAGGACGTGCATGGCCTGCTCGACATCGAACAGGGCATCGAGTTCATCAACGCCGTCGAGACGGCGTTCGAGGTGGATGCCGATTCCGACCAGTTGTTCCGGGTGCTGACCAATCTGTGCCGCAACGCGGTGCAGGCGATGGCGGCCGACACCGAGAGCGCCGTCGTGCGCCGGCTGGCCGTGTCGGCCGAGCGGATAGGCAGCGTCAGCCGCATCGCCGTCACCGACACCGGCCCCGGCCTGCCGCCGAAAGCGCGCGAGAACCTGTTCGCGGCATTCCGCGGCTCGGCGCGCAGCGGCGGAACCGGCCTTGGCCTGGCGATCGCGCATGAACTGATCCGGGCGCATGGCGGCACGGTGGAGCTGGTCGAGAGCATTGGCGGGCGCACCACTTTCGCCGTGACCATCCCCGACCAGCCGGTGCGGCTCGACCAGGCCCGAGGCAGCCTGCGCCGCCCAGCGTGA
- a CDS encoding SDR family NAD(P)-dependent oxidoreductase, with translation MAATTSKIRRALITGAGAADGIGFAIARHLGKAGHAVFLTGASARVMDRAAELRGEGIDATATVADLTMAADVARLRVAAGAVDILVNNAGMGSLASPSSDKAFVSMTEADWDQGIDVSLKTAFLVTRAFLPAMVEAGYGRVVNVASVTGPIVSFEGTSAYSAAKAGMVGLTRALALEMAKDGITVNAVAPGWIETGASSAMELTAALHTPPARAGLPHEVAAAVVFLASEGASYVNGAVLVVDGGNSLQERKG, from the coding sequence ATGGCCGCGACCACCAGCAAGATCAGACGCGCCTTGATTACCGGCGCGGGAGCGGCGGATGGAATCGGCTTCGCCATTGCCCGTCACCTCGGCAAAGCCGGGCACGCCGTTTTCCTGACCGGGGCCAGTGCGCGTGTGATGGATCGCGCCGCGGAGCTTCGCGGCGAAGGCATCGATGCCACTGCCACGGTTGCCGACCTCACCATGGCTGCCGATGTCGCGCGGCTGCGGGTGGCCGCCGGCGCGGTCGATATCCTGGTCAACAATGCCGGCATGGGCTCGCTGGCATCGCCGTCGTCCGACAAGGCGTTTGTCTCGATGACCGAGGCCGACTGGGATCAAGGAATCGACGTCAGCCTGAAGACCGCGTTCCTCGTCACCAGGGCGTTTCTGCCGGCGATGGTTGAAGCAGGCTACGGACGCGTCGTCAATGTGGCGTCGGTCACCGGGCCGATCGTGTCTTTCGAAGGCACATCAGCCTATTCCGCCGCCAAGGCCGGCATGGTCGGCCTGACACGCGCACTGGCGCTGGAAATGGCAAAGGACGGCATCACCGTCAACGCGGTCGCGCCCGGCTGGATCGAAACCGGCGCGTCGAGCGCGATGGAGCTGACAGCGGCCCTGCATACGCCGCCGGCGCGGGCCGGCCTGCCCCATGAAGTGGCCGCGGCGGTCGTGTTCCTGGCATCGGAGGGCGCCAGCTATGTCAATGGCGCCGTGCTGGTGGTTGACGGCGGCAACAGCCTTCAGGAACGCAAAGGCTGA
- a CDS encoding LysR substrate-binding domain-containing protein, translating into MHAFEAAARHGSFKAAAAELGVTPTAISHQVRSLEEICGRKLFQRRPRPLVLTSAGARLFPILRNGFDLLAGSLAAVAEPDVQSPLRVTSPNAFASRWLVPRLPKWREANPAVPLEIIGTDAVLDLRAGAADVAIRYTRRPPLGVAAQEVCRDSFFPICSPRLLASDGRAIERAADLLRYPLIHFDWMNRDPDAPTWPRWLATARSIDPDLVPDKAWDLSFREELHAIDAVVAGQGIAICSDVVVGRELENGSLVKAHPLSLPGYSFYVVWMHHSPRSTIIESFLAWMRTVT; encoded by the coding sequence TTGCACGCCTTCGAGGCCGCAGCCCGGCACGGCAGCTTCAAGGCGGCAGCAGCGGAGCTCGGCGTGACACCGACGGCGATCAGCCATCAGGTCCGCTCGCTGGAAGAAATATGCGGTCGCAAGCTGTTCCAGCGCCGGCCGCGCCCGCTCGTGCTGACGAGTGCGGGAGCGCGACTGTTTCCTATCCTTCGCAACGGCTTCGATCTTCTCGCAGGCTCTCTTGCCGCAGTCGCCGAGCCGGATGTTCAATCGCCATTGCGGGTGACGAGCCCGAACGCTTTCGCAAGCCGATGGCTGGTGCCCCGGTTACCGAAATGGCGAGAGGCCAACCCGGCCGTGCCACTGGAGATCATCGGAACGGACGCGGTACTCGACCTTCGTGCCGGCGCCGCGGATGTTGCGATCCGCTACACGCGCCGACCGCCTTTGGGCGTTGCCGCTCAGGAAGTGTGCCGCGATTCCTTCTTTCCCATTTGCAGTCCCCGATTGTTGGCGAGCGACGGGCGAGCGATCGAGCGTGCCGCCGATCTCCTGCGGTATCCCCTGATCCACTTTGACTGGATGAATCGGGATCCGGACGCTCCCACCTGGCCCCGATGGCTGGCGACGGCCCGTTCGATCGATCCGGACCTGGTCCCGGACAAAGCCTGGGATTTGAGCTTCCGCGAGGAACTACACGCGATCGATGCGGTTGTCGCCGGGCAAGGCATTGCGATCTGCAGTGACGTTGTGGTCGGCCGTGAACTGGAGAACGGCTCGCTCGTCAAGGCGCATCCATTGTCCTTGCCGGGCTACAGCTTTTATGTCGTCTGGATGCATCACAGTCCGCGATCCACGATCATCGAGTCATTCCTGGCATGGATGAGAACCGTTACGTGA
- a CDS encoding GntR family transcriptional regulator, translated as MAKETKNTLRDSVYTSLKAMIVTGQIPPGARVTESDIAAKLNVSRTPVREAFNRLERDGLVTGRPRQGYAVTEFDINMFREAFDIRELLDGHATELAAVAATEKDKARLRVMLAECERLAAIPDRTTKEKFQELEVGIDLHRVIAQISGNAMLHGMLCGILDKCQHYVWTELLWLDEWKIARDEHAEIVEAICAGDAGRAGMLARAHVRGSRENVLRLLQAKSDYQSFLAKAS; from the coding sequence TTGGCCAAGGAAACGAAAAACACGCTGCGCGACTCGGTCTACACCTCGCTCAAGGCGATGATCGTGACCGGCCAGATTCCGCCTGGCGCCCGCGTCACCGAGAGCGACATCGCGGCGAAGCTCAATGTCAGCCGCACGCCGGTGCGCGAGGCCTTCAATCGCCTGGAGCGCGACGGGCTTGTTACCGGCCGGCCGCGCCAGGGCTATGCCGTCACCGAGTTCGACATCAATATGTTCCGCGAGGCCTTCGACATCCGCGAACTGCTCGACGGCCATGCCACGGAACTCGCGGCCGTCGCCGCGACCGAGAAGGACAAGGCGCGGCTGCGCGTGATGCTGGCCGAATGCGAGCGGCTTGCCGCCATTCCCGATCGCACCACAAAAGAAAAATTCCAGGAGCTGGAGGTCGGCATCGATCTGCACCGCGTCATCGCGCAGATCAGCGGCAACGCCATGCTGCACGGCATGCTTTGCGGCATCCTCGACAAGTGCCAGCACTATGTCTGGACCGAACTGTTGTGGCTGGACGAATGGAAGATCGCCCGTGACGAGCATGCCGAGATCGTCGAGGCCATCTGCGCCGGCGACGCCGGCCGGGCCGGCATGCTGGCGCGTGCCCATGTGCGCGGCTCGCGCGAGAACGTGTTGCGCCTGCTGCAGGCCAAGTCCGATTACCAGAGTTTTCTCGCCAAGGCGTCCTGA
- a CDS encoding ABC transporter substrate-binding protein: MLKRMWVGLLAGVALLPPSSQADATTELTILWAEWDPANYLQELADEYEKETGVKVTVETVNWPGFQDKAFMEFNAHSDSYDMVVGDSQWLGAGATEGHYAELTDLVKESDLTKVMTPASMTYYSEYPRGSGRYWAVPLEADAVGWAYRKDWFEDPAEMKAFKDKYGYDLAPPKTWMQLRDIAEFFYRPHANPPRYGVAIYTEQHGDGLIMGFMSELFSYGGELGNYSTCAVEGIVNSQQAIKALEAYKELYSFTPPDWGNTTNREEDLAITGGLAAMSMNFFAFFPALANPAINPNASVTGFFASPAGPGGDRFTALGGQGISIVSYSRKQAEARKFLEWLARDDTQQKWADLGGYTADAHILESEKFRNATPYNEAFYQSLFVVKDFWAEPYYAKLVDQMNARLAPYLLKDGGSAKETLDGIAADWKTTIAENGCK, encoded by the coding sequence ATGCTCAAACGAATGTGGGTCGGCCTGTTGGCGGGCGTTGCACTGCTGCCGCCTAGCAGCCAGGCTGATGCGACAACCGAACTCACGATCCTGTGGGCAGAATGGGATCCGGCCAACTATCTGCAGGAGCTCGCCGACGAGTATGAGAAGGAGACCGGGGTCAAGGTCACGGTCGAGACCGTGAACTGGCCCGGTTTCCAAGACAAGGCATTTATGGAGTTCAATGCCCACTCTGATTCCTACGACATGGTCGTCGGCGATTCGCAATGGCTTGGAGCCGGCGCCACGGAGGGTCACTACGCCGAGTTGACCGATCTCGTGAAGGAGAGCGATCTGACCAAGGTCATGACCCCGGCGTCGATGACTTATTATTCCGAATATCCAAGGGGCAGCGGACGCTACTGGGCCGTTCCGCTCGAGGCCGACGCGGTCGGCTGGGCCTACCGCAAGGATTGGTTCGAGGATCCCGCCGAAATGAAGGCCTTCAAAGATAAGTACGGCTACGACCTCGCCCCGCCGAAAACCTGGATGCAGCTGCGCGACATCGCCGAGTTCTTCTACCGACCGCACGCCAACCCACCGCGCTATGGTGTCGCGATCTATACAGAGCAGCACGGCGACGGGCTGATCATGGGCTTCATGTCCGAATTGTTCAGCTATGGCGGCGAGCTCGGGAACTACAGCACTTGTGCGGTCGAAGGCATCGTTAACTCGCAGCAAGCCATCAAGGCGCTTGAGGCTTACAAGGAACTCTATTCCTTCACGCCGCCGGACTGGGGTAATACCACCAATCGAGAGGAAGACCTGGCGATCACCGGGGGGCTGGCGGCAATGAGTATGAACTTCTTCGCCTTCTTTCCGGCGCTGGCGAATCCAGCGATAAATCCGAACGCCTCCGTTACTGGATTCTTCGCCAGCCCGGCTGGACCGGGCGGGGATCGATTCACGGCGCTGGGGGGCCAAGGTATTTCGATCGTCTCTTATTCGCGCAAACAGGCGGAAGCCAGGAAGTTCCTTGAATGGCTCGCTCGCGACGACACGCAGCAGAAATGGGCGGACCTTGGCGGCTATACCGCCGACGCCCACATTCTGGAGTCGGAGAAGTTCCGCAACGCTACGCCGTACAATGAAGCGTTTTATCAGAGCCTCTTCGTGGTGAAGGACTTCTGGGCAGAACCCTACTACGCCAAGCTCGTCGATCAGATGAACGCACGTCTGGCACCCTACCTGCTCAAGGATGGGGGATCGGCAAAGGAGACGCTCGACGGGATCGCGGCCGACTGGAAGACGACGATCGCCGAAAACGGCTGCAAATAG
- a CDS encoding FAD-binding oxidoreductase — protein MEIPRQTDVLSGRSHFSSPVIEQLRQGLRGELVLPTDPTYGQARGVWNGAIDRRPAAIVFCAHPDDVVLAVAYARSQGCLVAVRSGGHNVAGLSVCDDGMVIDLSRMKKIVVDPERRIARAEAGLNLGEFDAATQAHGLATTMGVNSDTGIAGLTLGGGFGKLGRKHGLSCDNLIAAEIVTADGRLLRTSAGEHPELFWGLHGGGGNFGIVTAFEYRLHPLGPALLVGSVLHAYDHAREAMRFYDRFSREAPDELSVDAALVTLPTGDRGFSISACYVGRPEAGEPVIAPLMTFGSPIESRLQAVSYLQIQSAGDSLFPRGRRYYWKAQFLREISDGAIDALLDRYAAAPNRSSLLVFQQVGGAIARVPASDSPYANRDAAVDCFPIAIWDDPADDEANIGWARDLWNAVRPFSTGGVYANNLGDEGDERVRDAYGGNYARLAAIKTQYDPTNFFRLNQNIRPG, from the coding sequence ATGGAGATTCCACGACAGACCGATGTGCTATCGGGCCGATCCCATTTTTCGAGTCCCGTGATCGAACAGCTGCGGCAAGGCTTACGCGGCGAACTGGTGTTGCCGACAGACCCCACCTACGGCCAGGCGCGTGGGGTCTGGAACGGGGCGATCGACAGACGTCCCGCTGCCATCGTCTTTTGCGCCCATCCCGATGATGTCGTTCTTGCCGTGGCCTATGCCAGGTCACAAGGCTGTCTTGTGGCCGTTCGCAGCGGCGGCCATAACGTTGCCGGTCTGTCCGTCTGCGACGATGGCATGGTGATCGATCTATCCCGCATGAAGAAGATCGTCGTCGATCCCGAGCGCCGCATCGCCAGGGCCGAGGCTGGCCTGAATCTCGGTGAATTCGACGCCGCTACACAGGCCCACGGTCTTGCGACGACCATGGGCGTCAACAGCGACACCGGCATTGCCGGCCTCACGCTCGGCGGCGGCTTCGGCAAGCTTGGACGCAAGCACGGCCTGAGCTGCGATAATCTGATCGCCGCTGAAATCGTCACCGCCGACGGCCGGCTGTTGCGGACAAGCGCCGGCGAGCATCCCGAACTGTTCTGGGGCTTGCATGGCGGCGGCGGCAATTTCGGCATAGTGACGGCATTCGAATACCGGCTGCATCCGCTCGGCCCGGCTCTTCTCGTCGGCTCGGTGCTTCACGCCTACGATCATGCGCGCGAGGCCATGCGGTTTTACGATCGGTTCTCCCGAGAAGCGCCGGACGAGTTGAGCGTCGACGCCGCGCTCGTCACGTTGCCGACGGGCGACCGAGGCTTCAGCATCTCGGCCTGCTATGTCGGGCGACCCGAAGCGGGCGAACCTGTCATCGCACCGCTGATGACATTCGGCTCCCCCATCGAAAGCCGCCTTCAGGCCGTTTCTTATCTTCAGATACAATCGGCGGGCGATAGCCTCTTTCCACGCGGGCGGCGCTATTACTGGAAGGCGCAGTTTCTGCGCGAGATCAGCGACGGTGCGATCGACGCGTTGCTCGACCGTTACGCTGCGGCTCCCAATCGCTCCAGCCTGCTGGTTTTCCAACAGGTCGGCGGAGCCATCGCCCGCGTGCCGGCATCGGATTCGCCCTACGCCAATCGCGACGCGGCTGTCGATTGCTTCCCGATCGCCATCTGGGACGATCCCGCCGATGACGAGGCGAATATAGGCTGGGCGCGCGACCTGTGGAATGCGGTGAGGCCATTCTCTACCGGCGGTGTCTATGCCAACAATCTCGGTGATGAGGGTGACGAGCGCGTGCGGGACGCTTACGGTGGAAACTATGCACGCCTCGCCGCCATCAAGACGCAATACGACCCGACCAATTTCTTCCGACTGAACCAGAATATCAGGCCTGGGTAA